A genomic region of Aspergillus oryzae RIB40 DNA, chromosome 1 contains the following coding sequences:
- a CDS encoding FAD-dependent oxidoreductase (D-aspartate oxidase): MAHNNIVVLGAGIIGLNVALELSKRGYGQHITIMAEHLPGDESIDYTSPWAGANFSGISGSDANALRWDQSGYSAMMSLIDAGAEEAKYLCKTESTEYWDQAPSQDKINSMTEYLRDIRPYQSILVIIPPSDLPKGVAFGIRFTTVTLNAPAHCEHLKHLLSQPRYGGVKFVRRKVSSLQDAFLHGTQIVFNCVGNAALNLAGVADSKCYPTRGQIILVKAPSVKVNVMRHGKDYETYIIPRPRSDGTVVLGGYLQPGDHFSQARPVETESILSRTIGLLRILGNEETEIIRVAVGLRPSRQGGARVELETTPEGNTVVHNYGAGGTGFQAGMGMAKDAVDLASGILVHLQAQSKL; encoded by the exons ATGGCGCATAACAATATTGTGGTGCTCGG GGCGGGTATCATCGGCTTGAACGTGGCCCTGGAGTTATCGAAACGTGGCTATGGACAGCATATCACAATCATGGCGGAACATCTTCCAGGAGATGAATCGATCGATTACACATCCCCTTG GGCTGGAGCGAATTTCTCGGGCATATCGGGCAGCGATGCCAATGCGCTGCGCTGGGATCAATCCGGCTACTCGGCCATGATGAGCTTGATTGATGCTGGTGCGGAAGAGGCGAAGTATCTGTGCAAAACAGAGTCAACAGAGTATTGGGATCAAGCCCCATCGCAGGATAAGATCAACAGCATGACTGAATATCTGCGCGATATAAGGCC TTACCAGTCAATT CTTGTCATAATACCTCCATCCGATCTCCCTAAGGGGGTTGCCTTCGGTATAAGATTCACTACGGTCACACTCAACGCGCCCGCACATTGCGAACATTTGAAACATCTCCTCTCCCAACCCCGGTATGGAGGTGTAAAATTTGTCCGCCGGAAGGTATCAAGCTTACAGGATGCCTTCCTGCATGGAACGCAAATTGTCTTCAACTGCGTAGGCAACGCAGCACTCAATTTAGCGGGTGTTGCCGACTCGAAATGTTATCCAACGCGCGGTCAGATTATTCTTGTCAAGGCGCCATCAGTGAAAGTCAATGTTATGCGGCATGGCAAAGACTACGAGACATATATCATTCCGCGACCCCGCTCAGATGGTACCGTGGTGTTAGGTGGCTACCTACAGCCAGGCGACCACTTTAGCCAGGCCCGACCTGTAGAGACTGAATCTATCCTGAGTCGTACAATAGGTCTCCTGCGAAttcttggaaatgaagaaacagAGATCATTCGCGTTGCAGTGGGATTGCGGCCATCACGGCAGGGCGGTGCCCGAGTGGAGCTCGAGACCACACCGGAAGGTAACACTGTGGTGCACAACTATGGCGCAGGAGGGACTGGGTTCCAGGCTGGGATGGGAATGGCCAAGGATGCAGTTGATTTGGCTTCGGGCATCCTGGtccatcttcaagcccaGAGTAAATTATGA
- a CDS encoding uncharacterized protein (predicted protein), which yields MHMTEGPMQDDAPRVVEQLYDVSLVRGLEDPPTSVLGSGDHGIMDELMLSIYEGQGLSPIQPNPALGPPSLDNHPSLSSQLCGLTGDMDPYVLRHYRFDARAEFPFSKLAIRSVQDAEMPVQFLLSKPELSNESKAASSLEALFAEEALPELSQIVAPEIGERLIKLFSRFINRQFPILSEDSLPAPRAASAHLLAAIYLITQPFTTFDDYLCIEFVYSPPSPQVLFKIAWSELNNAISQPTVQSLQAALILLLHPPLNPLLLDSAEKWTLLGMTVSMAQTLGLHLDPTMWNLPSNEVRTRRRLSWAVFALDKWLAFSFGRPSHISKDNWLITELDSSDVEPGDTTSGTTYSYAIEFSRLTTILDKVLTSLYSLRSLSTLCKDFSLTISSARPLMQDLTTWYTDLPLSLAMEPTPGCKQASNDSASLHIAYQSVKILILRALLRPFHNVDHLSSELERNEEWHAARSQIRQTASAESDAALSLISSLQPAHYQAFWAPCMCDMKCLHKACILTRTGLKTSFACIMNLLFLLTVTAHQLCGSEGTYPREEYRRHRQTLDRARMVFRLHAKSLDIIRFALLRIDAVFWIGEDAQVHEKSNCQKCFISAANLNTMLEFLRWYADISLCQLFCITTARRIHHQHRMMLTGLTIDKICSQVEAAIGDLLTALQIISEDAGISVADLIDDVVFPDMDIDLLLSLVIVSRFREELGLDNDSSSSSIAAETSSRSPSPVERVSLFEDRVDGTPISSQDSDTMEQIQTVRQATSVVLQGSPKTCSRTLFLLPDGSGSATSYASLPRIDKDTCVIALNSPYIKDPSKLSHCSLGDLIEGYLNELRRRRPTGPYHLGGWSAGGILAYRLAQILSGEGEEVRSLILIDSPPPRGLDRLPQHFYEMCDSLNIFGQLGKKPNVEESKRRATKKPDWLIPHFNGVIDILHNYWAEPLVDSQCLKVSLIWACTSIMDDANLPPLMPHKDDTEGIKFLTEKRRDFSGNGWEDLFPGSQLVIEKAHGANHFSMMQGPFVIELAQFIRKAMF from the exons ATGCATATGACGGAAGGCCCTATGCAAGATGATGCTCCTAGGGTTGTCGAGCAGTTATATGATGTGAGCTTGGTGCGAGGGCTTGAAGATCCGCCTACCTCTGTCCTAGGTAGCGGAGATCATGGAATCATGGACGAGCTAATGCTCAGTATTTATGAGGGTCAGGGATTGTCTCCTATACAGCCGAATCCTGCTCTGGGTCCCCCCTCCCTCGATAACCAcccatcattgtcttctcAGCTATGTGGTTTGACCGGTGATATGGATCCCTATGTTCTACGACACTATCGTTTCGATGCAAGGGCAGagtttccattttccaagCTTGCTATACGTTCAGTGCAGGATGCAGAGATGCCAGTGCAATTTTTGTTGTCGAAGCCCGAGTTGAGCAACGAGTCGAAGGCCGCAAGTAGCCTGGAAGCACTATTTGCTGAGGAAGCGTTGCCCGAATTATCGCAAATCGTTGCTCCAGAGATTGGGGAACGACTGATCAAATT GTTTTCGCGTTTCATCAACCGGCAATTTCCTATCTTGTCTGAGGATAGCCTGCCAGCGCCACGAGCCGCGTCGGCACATCTCCTAGCGGCGATATACTTGATCACTCAGCCCTTTACGACGTTCGATGACTACTTATGTATCGAGTTCGTTTACAGTCCTCCGTCGCCGCAAGTCTTATTCAAAATTGCCTGGAGCGAACTCAATAATGCCATATCCCAACCTACAGTTCAGTCTTTGCAAGCAGCACTCATCCTCCTATTGCACCCACCTCTGAATCCTTTGTTGCTTGACAGCGCAGAGAAGTGGACGCTTCTCGGTATGACTGTGTCAATGGCACAAACACTTGGTCTACATCTAGACCCTACCATGTGGAACCTACCATCAAATGAGGTCCGTACCCGTCGTCGTCTATCGTGGGCGGTATTCGCCCTAGACAAATGGCTTGCCTTTAGCTTTGGCAGACCAAGCCACATCTCAAAGGATAATTGGCTCATTACTGAATTGGATTCGAGCGATGTTGAACCTGGGGACACTACCAGTGGTACTACTTATTCATATGCAATCGAATTCTCCAGGCTCACCACAATACTGGACAAAGTTCTGACAAGTCTTTA TTCCTTACGTTCATTGTCCACCCTCTGCAAAGACTTTAGTTTGACAATCTCTAGCGCTCGTCCTCTTATGCAAGACCTCACAACATGGTATACTGACCTACCTTTATCCCTAGCCATGGAACCGACGCCCGGGTGTAAACAAGCATCAAATGACTCAGCGTCTCTCCACATCGCCTATCAATCTGTAAAGATTCTAATCCTCCGTGCACTGCTCCGCCCCTTTCACAATGTGGATCACCTTTCCTCCGAGCTAGAGCGAAATGAAGAGTGGCATGCCGCACGATCGCAGATTCGCCAGACGGCGTCGGCTGAGTCAGATGCAGCGCTGAGCCTTATATCGAGCCTACAGCCGGCACACTACCAGGCATTCTGGGCACCTTGTATGTGTGACATGAAATGTCTTCATAAGGCCTGTATACTGACCAGAACAGGGTTGAAAACATCCTTTGCTTGTATCATGAATCTTCTGTTCCTTCTGACGGTTACCGCTCACCAACTATGTGGTTCTGAAGGCACATATCCTAGGGAAGAATACAGGCGGCACAGGCAGACTCTTGATCGGGCGAGAATGGTATTTCGTTTGCACGCAAAAAGTCTAGATATCATTCGATTTGCCCTTTTACGCATCGACGCGGTATTTTGGATCGG GGAGGATGCACAGGTTCACGAAAAGTCCAACT GCCAGAAATgcttcatctctgcagcaaATCTCAACACAATGTTGGAATTTCTTCGATGGTACGCGGATATCTCGCTTTGTCAGCTCTTTTGCATAACCACCGCACGCCGGATtcaccaccagcaccggATGATGCTGACGGGCTTAACAATCGATAAGATATGTAGTCAAGTAGAGGCAGCTATTGGTGACCTCCTTACAGCTCTTCAGATCATATCCGAAGATGCCGGAATATCCGTTGCGGATCTCATCGATGACGTCGTCTTTCCCGATATGGACATTGACTTGCTACTctccctcgtcatcgtcagcAGATTTCGTGAAGAGTTGGGCCTGGATA ACGACTCAAGCTCGAGTTCAATTGCGGCAGAAACGTCAAGTAGGAGCCCAAGCCCGGTCGAACGAGTTTCGCTTTTTGAGGACAGAGTAGATGGTACTCCCATCTCATCGCAGGACAGTGACACCATGGAACAGATTCAAACTGTCCGCCAGGCTACCTCAGTTGTCCTCCAGGGCTCTCCGAAAACCTGTAGCAGAACTTtattcctcctcccagaTGGGTCAGGCTCTGCCACATCCTACGCTTCGCTTCCTCGAATCGATAAAGACACTTGTGTTATTGCGCTCAACTCTCCATACATCAAGGACCCCTCGAAGCTCTCTCACTGCTCGCTTGGCGATCTCATCGAGGGATACCTGAATGAACTGCGTCGACGCCGACCAACCGGCCCCTACCACCTCGGTGGATGGTCGGCGGGAGGGATTCTCGCCTATCGACTTGCGCAGATACTCAGtggcgaaggagaagaggttcgCAGTCTTATCCTCATTGACTCGCCTCCACCCCGGGGCCTGGATCGACTGCCACAGCACTTCTACGAAATGTGCGATTCGCTCAACATCTTCGGCCAATTGGGTAAGAAACCTAATGTGGAGGAGAGCAAGAGGCGTGCCACAAAGAAGCCTGACTGGTTGATTCCGCACTTTAATGGGGTCATCGATATCCTGCACAATTACTGGGCCGAGCCCCTCGTGGACTCTCAATGCCTCAAAGTCTCCCTCATCTGGGCCTGTACTAGTATTATGGATGATGCAAATTTGCCACCCTTGATGCCTCACAAGGACGATACGGAGGGAATAAAATTCTTgacggagaaaagaagggacTTTTCTGgcaatggctgggaagatCTCTTCCCAGGGAGTCAGCTTGTCATTGAGAAGGCCCACGGCGCGAATCACTTCTCTATGATG CAAGGGCCATTCGTTATTGAATTGGCGCAGTTCATACGCAAGGCGATGTTCTAG
- a CDS encoding uncharacterized protein (predicted protein) — MVFIRLIVKVYPREQLSHAYPTPNRKPPTASSEHETKPASFLLALPNPEETSLGELARLIRSKWAKLRPNAEPLDIKKLLDDSRDMVDLDVDMTVADVWVNQARAKRDEDDQVGTVRVVQRPAPYAPVRFPSVDQDWGVTKEEKFRGKFETIEEAGETETDSESGSEESEEEEEESEGEKGNLIDAQARAVNGRDNEESETDESEEEDSREESDSGSEEDDNEQVNGRANVEESADEGESEESAPDNDIRMEDSLPETRVLKRKMSTEELEPRKQPRLAQSSQASAGDAENVHGTPVSSPLGTRKRDADRAPSFSGLGRRLSFTERPALSHGLGLGITKSPPRKQPFLMADLLKDSTQSESGPSDTRVSPTSVPPSSAPAIRRSSGNQHPSTPAKLQTPADKVRLLQSALRKDSPAERSPERRSVSFAEGEDHAVPTSVPVTRATSRVIHKEQKNVTNSGSKQAPPEPEEPSDKEEEFSTGINLEINEYERALQTHDLDEKSEYTRKVKLAAKKWQIMKNNKDKGRKRMQERYKNAVNDLRILHRDIVELWEFNKPPSPRPKSQIPNGTPATKKLSRDPTSSQNRKSQDPWDVEILTPRADSKKLIPKNLPPSQTSRKSSDREEAQAQQQDKGHQSVEIPPPKAGGSAERRLGSKKLSQERPPSPPSESESEAESEKSGSEEESTAKQPERKKSSSQEKSPSPPAGSESEDESGSEEEEEEEEDNAAPNQADSLTNLTSTVEASIPDPVPESGSGSDSEEQSGSDEEDEDEDEEKQGEEEEKDRPTDEESQNKDADQHEEKEKEMVQEPETQKDDIVPETEEEREQETTTPAQSNPPPTETLSKPNPAEEETESDADEESDGEEEESDNESDKENRSLPKPASTAKANVLRRTSLNPPSSQPNPPSSQQQPTSSQSTPTGSRPTRNTLKSLLFQQRAEQAQARLKKEEEAAKRKSQPRKDIFSGPSDSESEDEDESSSSSSSSSESESGADAGDILSSGRVGKLRAAIPRK, encoded by the coding sequence ATGGTCTTCATCCGCCTAATCGTCAAAGTCTACCCACGCGAACAACTCTCGCACGCATACCCGACCCCGAACAGGAAGCCACCCACCGCCTCCTCCGAACATGAAACCAAGCCCGCATCCTTCCTCCTCGCGCTCCCCAACCCGGAAGAAACCTCCCTCGGCGAGCTCGCCCGCCTGATCCGCTCGAAATGGGCCAAGCTCCGTCCCAATGCCGAACCcctcgatatcaagaaatTGCTGGACGATAGTCGCGACATGGTGGATTTGGATGTGGATATGACGGTTGCCGATGTCTGGGTCAATCAGGCGCGTGCGAAAcgtgatgaggatgaccaGGTCGGTACGGTAAGGGTCGTACAGAGGCCTGCACCGTATGCGCCTGTGCGGTTTCCTTCTGTTGACCAAGATTGGGGGGTTActaaggaggagaagtttaGAGGGAAGTTTGAGACGATTGAGGAGGCGGGGGAGACTGAGACTGATAGTGAAAGTGGGAGTGAggagagtgaggaagaggaagaggagagtGAGGGTGAGAAGGGGAATTTGATTGATGCGCAGGCTAGGGCGGTGAATGGTAGAGACaatgaagaaagtgaaactGATGAgagcgaagaagaggacagCAGGGAGGAGAGCGACAGCGGaagcgaggaagacgatAATGAGCAGGTCAATGGACGCGCCAATGTGGAGGAGTCCGCGGATGAAGGTGAGAGTGAAGAATCAGCACcagacaatgatatccgCATGGAGGATAGCCTGCCCGAAACGCGAGTGCTTAAGAGAAAGATGAGTACCGAGGAACTCGAGCCCAGAAAGCAACCCCGTCTGGCACAATCGAGCCAAGCGAGTGCGGGCGACGCCGAAAACGTCCATGGGACCCCGGTTAGCAGTCCCTTGGGAACGCGCAAGCGCGACGCTGATAGAGCGCCGTCATTCTCTGGGCTCGGTCGACGTCTGAGCTTTACAGAGAGACCGGCCCTGTCGCATGGccttggtcttggtattACGAAGAGCCCTCCTCGCAAGCAACCATTCTTGATGGCTGATCTTCTTAAAGATTCTACACAATCCGAGTCCGGTCCGAGCGACACGAGAGTGTCGCCTACATCTGTTCCCCCTAGTAGCGCACCTGCTATCCGTCGCAGCTCGGGTAACCAACACCCCTCAACCCCAGCCAAGTTACAAACGCCGGCAGATAAGGTCAGACTACTTCAATCCGCTCTTCGTAAGGATTCCCCCGCCGAACGGTCCCCCGAACGCCGATCCGTGTCCTTcgccgaaggagaagacCATGCCGTTCCTACCTCCGTCCCTGTGACGAGGGCAACTTCCCGGGTCATTCAtaaggagcagaagaatgtGACCAACTCCGGCTCTAAACAAGCCCCCCCAGAGCCAGAAGAGCCGtcagacaaagaagaggagttcAGCACGGGAATAAACCTGGAGATAAACGAGTACGAAAGGGCACTCCAAACACATGACCTCGACGAGAAGTCCGAATACACCCGCAAAGTGAAGTTGGCAGCAAAGAAATGGCAGATTATGAAGAATAACAAGGACAAGGGCCGGAAAAGAATGCAGGAGAGGTACAAGAACGCAGTTAACGACCTCAGGATCCTACACCGGGATATTGTCGAGCTCTGGGAGTTCAACAAACCACCCTCACCGCGCCCTAAGTCCCAAATACCGAATGGCACACCAGCTACAAAAAAGCTATCCCGAGATCCTACCAGTTCCCAGAACCGAAAATCCCAGGACCCCTGGGACGTTGAAATCCTAACTCCCAGGGCGGACTCCAAAAAGCTCATTCCAAAAAACCTTCCACCCTCACAGACCAGTCGCAAATCTTCGGACCgcgaagaagctcaagcccaacaacaagatAAGGGGCACCAGAGCGTCGAAATCCCCCCGCCTAAGGCTGGCGGCAGTGCAGAAAGACGACTAGGGTCCAAAAAGCTATCCCAGGAGAGGCCACCATCCCCACCTTCAGAATCCGAATCCGAAGCAGAATCAGAAAAGTCCGGGtcagaggaagaaagcacTGCAAAACAGCCGGAGCGCAAGAAATCATCCTCACAGGAGAAGTCACCATCTCCGCCCGCTGGGTCCGAGTCAGAGGATGAATCCGGCtctgaggaagaggaagaagaagaggaggacaaCGCTGCACCAAACCAGGCCGACTCCTTGACTAACCTGACTTCCACAGTTGAGGCATCTATACCCGATCCCGTCCCCGAGTCCGGTTCAGGCTCAGACTCAGAAGAACAATCAGGCtccgacgaagaggatgaggatgaggatgaggaaaagcaaggggaagaggaagagaaagacagacccacagacgaagaaagccaaaataAAGATGCCGACCAAcacgaagaaaaggaaaaggaaatggtcCAGGAACCAGAAACTCAAAAAGACGATATAGTCCCAGAAACCGAAGAGGAGCGAGAGCAAGAAACCACAACCCCAGCCCAatccaacccaccaccaacagaAACCCtttccaaacccaaccctgccgaagaagaaactgAGTCCGACGCGGATGAAGAATcagacggagaagaagaagaatcagacAATGAATCCGACAAAGAAAACCGCTCTCTCCCGAAACCAGCCTCGACAGCAAAAGCCAACGTCCTCCGTCGCACAAGTCTCAATCCCCCTTCATCCCAACCGAACCCGCCCTCCAGCCAGCAACAACCAACCTCCTCTCAATCAACCCCCACCGGCTCCCGACCAACCCGCAATACCCTCaaatccctcctcttccagcaACGCGCAGAGCAGGCCCAGGCGCGTCtaaagaaagaggaagaggcggcGAAACGGAAGAGCCAGCCGCGTAAGGATATCTTCTCGGGGCCGTCGGATTCTGAGTccgaggatgaggacgagaGCTCTAGCTCTAGCTCTAGCTCTAGCGAGAGTGAGAGTGGCGCGGATGCGGGCGATATCTTGTCTAGTGGCAGAGTAGGGAAGCTAAGGGCCGCTATACCGCGGAAGTGa
- the ireA gene encoding bifunctional endoribonuclease/protein kinase IRE1 (serine/threonine protein kinase and endoribonuclease ERN1/IRE1, sensor of the unfolded protein response pathway): MRWRLPGARSTLPASVALLLLPVLVAPQQQPEHHDLPSTLSVPLGSTGHAVGKDLYTPLNVKSTDASALATMALAGPGRAVRAPPAQVSSPSAGLSTPLNARSLQDWEVEDFVLLATVDGSIHARDRKTGTARWALEVPSSPMVESIYHRANRSSFDRTQPEDDFIWIVEPSQDGSLFIYSPGPDAGLQKLGLTVKDLVDKTPYSGTDPAVTYTARKETTLYTIDARTGTILRVFSSRGPIPSGQECRKVDGLDMDSDDCESPSGTLVLGRIEYAVAIQNTETGDPICTLKYSEWAGNNRDLDLQDQYYRTMDESHIYSMHDGVVLGFDHSRMERPRYTQRFSSPVARVFDVIRPTNLDSPDAPTPLVLLSQPLQPPDPDYGSLDDRDTRVYIDSTEAGGWYALSEETYPLVTGRAKMAQCYEKDYFRHGQALMSLTPGQQRDALAGVHSLNGPRFVRHIPSLSGSSRSELSNGTPQDLARSHSDLALPPALRHSTIIRKGWDNAVDIFVTLILLFFGAFIYFNSHNIQELAKQKLDIKNIISSYQPPLSTPSTPVVGAQLKRDASPARPVPNVTVDVSVPEDQQQGGDTTPKPKKDRNTLGADSTPRVRIREPSRGPDGDEDVDEVALDGAEKPKKKARRGRRGGKAHKRGKKPDSEGDSQTDRVVNDVNNLQPKSRLEPDVQMVRTVSNEIMEMDGVLQIGRLRVFTDVVLGHGSHGTVVYRGSFDGRDVAVKRMLVEFYDIASHEVGLLQESDDHANVIRYFCREQAAGFLYIALELCPASLQDVVERPSDYPQLVQGGLDVNMPDILRQIICGVRYLHSLKIVHRDLKPQNILVAMPRGRSGARSLRLLISDFGLCKKLEDNQSSFRATTAHAAGTSGWRAPELLVDDDKSSVIQSTESQHTESSEPAVVDPQTNRRATRAIDIFSLGCVFYYVLTRGSHPFDKNGKFMREANIVKGNHNLDELERLGDYAFEARDLIQSMLSLDPRKRPDASSVLTHPFFWNPSDRLTFLCDVSDHFEFEPRDPPSEALLCLESVASRVMGPEMDFLRQLPTSFKDNLGKQRKYTGSKMLDLLRALRNKCHHYNDMPEHLKAHIGGLPEGYLSFWTVRFPSLLMSCHSVIVDLKLTRIDRFERYFTVPE; this comes from the exons ATGCGGTGGCGGCTGCCTGGCGCCCGATCGACTCTCCCCGCCAGCgtcgctcttcttctgctccctgttcttgttgctccgcagcagcagccggAACATCATGACCTGCCTTCCACCTTGTCGGTCCCCTTAGGGTCCACCGGCCATGCTGTTGGAAAAGATTTGTATACTCCATTGAACGTGAAATCCACCGATGCGAGCGCCCTAGCAACTATGGCTCTGGCGGGCCCCGGCCGCGCCGTTCGAGCCCCTCCTGCCCAGGTCAGCAGTCCGTCTGCTGGCCTGTCTACGCCGCTTAACGCGCGATCTCTGCAGGATTGGGAGGTTGAGGACTTTGTCCTACTGGCGACCGTCGACGGTTCCATTCACGCTCGTGACCGCAAGACTGGCACGGCCCGTTGGGCCCTCGAGGTGCCCAGTAGTCCCATGGTCGAAAGCATCTATCATCGAGCAAATCGATCCAGTTTTGATCGGACCCAACCGGAAGATGACTTCATATGGATCGTTGAGCCGAGTCAAGACGGGAGCCTTTTTATATACAGTCCCGGACCTGACGCAGGATTGCAGAAGTTGGGGTTGACGGTGAAAGACCTGGTGGACAAGACACCGTATTCGGGAACGGACCCCGCCGTTACGTATACCGCTCGCAAGGAGACCACCCTCTATACCATTGACGCTCGCACCGGTACCATTCTGCGCGTGTTCAGTTCTCGAGGCCCAATCCCCTCGGGACAGGAGTGTCGAAAAGTGGACGGACTCGACATGGACTCGGATGACTGCGAATCCCCGTCCGGCACACTGGTCCTCGGTCGGATTGAATACGCGGTAGCTATCCAGAATACCGAAACGGGAGATCCGATCTGTACATTGAAATACTCAGAATGGGCGGGCAACAATCGTGACTTAGACCTCCAAGATCAGTACTACCGAACCATGGATGAGAGCCACATATACAGCATGCATGATGGAGTAGTGCTAGGCTTCGACCATTCTCGGATGGAACGACCGCGTTATACCCAACGATTTTCCTCACCAGTTGCTCGGGTTTTCGATGTCATTCGCCCAACCAATCTCGATTCACCTGACGCACCCACGCCTTTGGTGCTTCTCTCGCAGCCTCTCCAACCTCCTGACCCTGATTATGGCTCATTGGATGATCGAGATACCCGTGTATATATCGATAGCACTGAAGCGGGCGGTTGGTATGCCTTGTCGGAGGAGACTTATCCGTTGGTCACTGGGCGGGCCAAGATGGCACAATGCTACGAGAAGGATTACTTCCGTCATGGACAAGCGCTCATGAGCCTGACACCCGGTCAACAACGAGACGCATTGGCTGGTGTGCACTCGCTGAATGGCCCGCGTTTTGTTCGTCACATCCCCAGCCTGTCGGGATCCTCGAGATCGGAGCTTTCCAATGGTACTCCCCAGGATCTGGCCCGCAGTCACTCAGATCTagctcttcctccagcgTTACGGCATAGTACGATCATTCGAAAGGGGTGGGATAACGCCGTTGACATCTTTGTGACGTTGATATTACTGTTCTTCGGGGCCTTCATCTATTTCAACTCTCATAATATTCAGGAACTAGCCAAGCAGAAGTTGGATATAAAGAACATCATTTCTTCCTACCAACCACCTCTGTCCACACCGTCGACTCCAGTCGTTGGCGCGCAGCTCAAACGAGATGCTAGCCCTGCTCGACCAGTGCCCAATGTCACAGTTGATGTCAGTGTTCCTGAAGACCAACAGCAGGGCGGCGAcacaacccccaaacccaagaaaGACCGTAATACCCTCGGGGCCGATAGCACGCCGCGAGTACGCATTCGAGAGCCCTCTCGAGGCCCAGATGGCGACGAGGACGTGGATGAGGTGGCTTTAGATGGCGCGGAGaagcccaaaaagaaagctCGTCGTGGCCGTCGTGGAGGCAAGGCGCACAAGCGGGGCAAAAAGCCGGACTCCGAAGGCGACTCTCAAACTGATCGGGTTGTCAATGACGTGAACAACCTCCAGCCTAAATCTCGTTTAGAGCCTGATGTGCAAATGGTCCGTACTGTTTCCAACGAGATcatggagatggatggcGTTCTCCAAATTGGCCGGTTGAGGGTATTCACTGATGTCGTCCTGGGAcatggaagccatggaaCTGTCGTCTACCGAGGTTCGTTTGATGGACGTGACGTCGCTGTGAAGCGTATGCTTGTTGAGTTTTACGACATAGCGTCTCATGAGGTTGGCTTGTTACAAGAGAGTGACGACCATGCGAACGTTATTCGTTACTTTTGCCGAGAACAGGCGGCCGGCTTTCTCTACATCGCACTCGAGTTATGCCCAGCTTCTCTGCAAGATGTGGTGGAGCGCCCTTCGGACTACCCCCAATTGGTCCAGGGTGGACTGGATGTAAACATGCCGGATATTCTGCGTCAGATTATCTGCGGTGTTCGGTACCTGCATTCACTCAAGATTGTTCACCGTGATCTGAAACCACAGAATATCCTAGTGGCCATGCCCAGAGGACGTTCTGGAGCGCGGTCCTTGCGTCTTCTCATCTCCGATTTTGGCTTGTGCAAGAAACTAGAAGATAATCAAAGCTCTTTCCGAGCCACCACGGCACATGCTGCGGGAACATCTGGCTGGCGGGCTCCTGAACTCCTCGTTGATGACGACAAGAGCTCGGTAATTCAAAGTACTGAGTCCCAGCATACCGAGTCTTCGGAGcctgctgttgttgacccccaaaccaaccgACGAGCCACCCGTGCTATCGACATCTTTTCTCTGGGTTGTGTGTTCTACTATGTCCTGACCAGGGGCAGCCACCCATTTGACAAAAACGGCAAGTTCATGCGCGAGGCCAATATTGTCAAGGGCAACCACAACCTCGACGAACTCGAGCGCCTGGGTGACTATGCCTTCGAAGCCCGCGATCTTATCCAGTCGATGCTGTCACTTGATCCACGGAAACG ACCCGACGCCAGCTCCGTCCTGACGCATCCattcttctggaatccatcTGACCGTCTCACCTTCCTTTGCGATGTATCCGACCATTTCGAGTTCGAACCACGTGACCCACCGTCCGAAGCTCTCCTGTGTCTGGAATCCGTCGCGTCACGCGTCATGGGCCCAGAGATGGACTTCTTGCGTCAGCTCCCCACTTCCTTCAAAGACAATCTGGGCAAGCAGCGCAAGTACACCGGTTCAAAGATGCTCGATCTCCTACGGGCATTACGTAACAAGTGCCATCACTACAATGACATGCCCGAGCATCTGAAGGCCCACATCGGTGGTCTGCCCGAAGGATATTTGAGTTTCTGGACCGTCAGATTCCCGAGCTTACTCATGAGCTGTCACTCCGTTATCGTGGATCTCAAGTTGACGCGGATCGACCGCTTTGAGCGGTACTTTACCGTGCCGGAATAA